A single region of the Coregonus clupeaformis isolate EN_2021a unplaced genomic scaffold, ASM2061545v1 scaf0007, whole genome shotgun sequence genome encodes:
- the mtfr1l gene encoding mitochondrial fission regulator 1-like isoform X1 codes for METEAEVIPIWQNKPHGSTRSVVRRIGSIVPMKPPPRACFQELPGLPPLRPMDGPMVPTLADIAWIAADEESETYARVRSDSRPLRHEWRPTPLLVMHRNSSVPNFRRDVKKVETLRKPAVTAMNRTTSLQDELSRLRSQIAKIVATESGSNPLTPDLLSPDDTSMSFSMAPFETAPYQPAASASFVISDVTEEEEEEDEDEDVVSVVSELMPDPMPPANMSASMTASATFDLDHPCMDFREAEEDTVSLSKSTSFADVMDILKDMNRMKMSKDRCSRGCTSLMGESDSASLISEALRKKFTLKDEDIRGMKKHN; via the exons ATGGAAACTGAAGca GAGGTTATTCCTATTTGGCAGAACAAGCCTCATGGGTCGACTCGCAGTGTTGTGAGGAGAATAGGCTCTATTGTGCCCATGAAACCCCCGCCCAGGGCATGTTTCCAG GAACTCCCAGGCCTCCCTCCTCTGCGGCCCATGGATGGCCCCATGGTGCCCACACTGGCAGACATTGCCTGGATCGCAGCAGATGAGGAGTCTGAGACCTATGCCAGAGTGCG GAGCGATTCACGCCCGCTGAGACACGAGTGGCGACCCACGCCTCTCCTGGTTATGCACAGGAACTCCTCAGTGCCCAACTTCCGCCGCGACGTCAAGAAGGTGGAGACGCTGAGGAAGCCTGCGGTGACGGCCATGAACCGTACCACCTCCCTGCAGGACGAGCTGAGCAGACTCCGCTCCCAGATCGCCAAGATCGTAGCCACAGAATCTG GCTCCAACCCCTTGACCCCCGACCTCCTGTCCCCCGACGACACCAGCATGAGCTTTTCCATGGCGCCCTTCGAGACGGCGCCCTACCAGCCTGCCGCCTCAGCCTCATTCGTCATCAGCGACGTGacggaagaggaagaggaggaagatgaagacgAGGATGTGGTGTCTGTGGTTTCGGAGCTGATGCCGGACCCCATGCCGCCCGCGAACATGTCTGCCTCCATGACGGCCTCGGCGACCTTTGACCTGGACCATCCCTGCATGGACTTCCGGGAGGCGGAGGAGGACACAGTGTCACTGTCGAAGTCCACCAGCTTTGCCGACGTCATGGACATCCTGAAGGACATGAACCGCATGAAGATGAGCAAGGACAG GTGCAGCAGAGGCTGCACCTCCCTGATGGGGGAGTCGGACTCCGCCTCACTGATCTCCGAGGCCCTGAGGAAGAAGTTTACCCTGAAGGATGAAGACATCAGGGGGATGAAGAAACACAACTAG
- the mtfr1l gene encoding mitochondrial fission regulator 1-like isoform X2, whose translation METEANKPHGSTRSVVRRIGSIVPMKPPPRACFQELPGLPPLRPMDGPMVPTLADIAWIAADEESETYARVRSDSRPLRHEWRPTPLLVMHRNSSVPNFRRDVKKVETLRKPAVTAMNRTTSLQDELSRLRSQIAKIVATESGSNPLTPDLLSPDDTSMSFSMAPFETAPYQPAASASFVISDVTEEEEEEDEDEDVVSVVSELMPDPMPPANMSASMTASATFDLDHPCMDFREAEEDTVSLSKSTSFADVMDILKDMNRMKMSKDRCSRGCTSLMGESDSASLISEALRKKFTLKDEDIRGMKKHN comes from the exons ATGGAAACTGAAGca AACAAGCCTCATGGGTCGACTCGCAGTGTTGTGAGGAGAATAGGCTCTATTGTGCCCATGAAACCCCCGCCCAGGGCATGTTTCCAG GAACTCCCAGGCCTCCCTCCTCTGCGGCCCATGGATGGCCCCATGGTGCCCACACTGGCAGACATTGCCTGGATCGCAGCAGATGAGGAGTCTGAGACCTATGCCAGAGTGCG GAGCGATTCACGCCCGCTGAGACACGAGTGGCGACCCACGCCTCTCCTGGTTATGCACAGGAACTCCTCAGTGCCCAACTTCCGCCGCGACGTCAAGAAGGTGGAGACGCTGAGGAAGCCTGCGGTGACGGCCATGAACCGTACCACCTCCCTGCAGGACGAGCTGAGCAGACTCCGCTCCCAGATCGCCAAGATCGTAGCCACAGAATCTG GCTCCAACCCCTTGACCCCCGACCTCCTGTCCCCCGACGACACCAGCATGAGCTTTTCCATGGCGCCCTTCGAGACGGCGCCCTACCAGCCTGCCGCCTCAGCCTCATTCGTCATCAGCGACGTGacggaagaggaagaggaggaagatgaagacgAGGATGTGGTGTCTGTGGTTTCGGAGCTGATGCCGGACCCCATGCCGCCCGCGAACATGTCTGCCTCCATGACGGCCTCGGCGACCTTTGACCTGGACCATCCCTGCATGGACTTCCGGGAGGCGGAGGAGGACACAGTGTCACTGTCGAAGTCCACCAGCTTTGCCGACGTCATGGACATCCTGAAGGACATGAACCGCATGAAGATGAGCAAGGACAG GTGCAGCAGAGGCTGCACCTCCCTGATGGGGGAGTCGGACTCCGCCTCACTGATCTCCGAGGCCCTGAGGAAGAAGTTTACCCTGAAGGATGAAGACATCAGGGGGATGAAGAAACACAACTAG